One stretch of Molothrus aeneus isolate 106 chromosome 2, BPBGC_Maene_1.0, whole genome shotgun sequence DNA includes these proteins:
- the LIPT2 gene encoding octanoyl-[acyl-carrier-protein]:protein N-octanoyltransferase LIPT2, mitochondrial, with product MSPRAVRVLRLGAVPYAEALRVQERCVAAARAARGGPGERLPAAAESVVLSEPAAPVYTWGLRGAPGAAAAAALRARGAALVAARRGGHITFHGPGQLLAFPVLDLRRRRLPLRAYVAGLEALVLRLCRRLGLGTARALPPPYTGVWMGDSKLCAIGVHCGSHITSHGLALNCCTDLSWFEHIVPCGLEGKGVTSLSRELGQHIAVSHVLQPFLDSFQEVFECTLVSSEEPGD from the exons ATGTCCCCGCGGGCGGTGCGGGTGCTGCGGCTGGGCGCGGTGCCTTACGCGGAGGCGCTGCGGGTGCAGGAGCGCTGCgtggcggcggcgcgggcggccCGCGGCGGCCCGGGGGAgcggctcccggcggcggcggagAGCGTGGTGCTGAGCGAGCCGGCGGCGCCCGTGTACACCTGGGGGCTGCGGGGCGCgccgggcgcggcggcggcggcggcgctgcgggcgcggggcgcggcGCTGGtggcggcgcggcgcggcgggcACATCACCTTCCACGGGCCGGGACAGCTGCTCGCCTTCCCCGTGCTCGACctgcgccgccgccgcctgccCCTGCGCGCCTACGTGGCCGGGCTGGAGGCGCTGGTGCTGCGGCTGTGCCGCCgcctggggctgggcacggcccgggcgctgccgccgccctaCACCGGGGTCTGGATGGGCGACAGCAAACTCTGCGCCATCG GTGTGCACTGCGGGAGCCACATCACCTCGCACGGGCTGGCGCTCAACTGCTGCACCGACCTCTCGTGGTTCGAGCACATCGTGCCCTGCGGGCTGGAGGGCAAGGGCGTCACCTCGCTCAGCCgggagctgggacagcacaTCGCCGTCAGCCACgtcctccagcccttcctcGACTCCTTCCAGGAGGTGTTTGAGTGCACTTTGGTCTCCTCAGAGGAGCCCGGGGACTAG
- the KCNE3 gene encoding potassium voltage-gated channel subfamily E member 3 has product MEGTNGTEPWQRSLQAVLSALNRTLHGARPCPGQPPAGSVPVPGDPRRNANAYMYILFVMTLFAATVGSLILGYTRSRRVDKRSDPYHVYIKNRVSMI; this is encoded by the coding sequence ATGGAGGGCACGAACGGCACGGAGCCGTGGCAGCGCAGCCTGCAGGCGGTGCTGAGCGCCCTGAACCGGACCCTGCACGGggcccggccgtgcccggggcAGCCCCCGGCCGGGTCGGTGCCGGTGCCCGGGGACCCGCGGCGCAACGCCAACGCCTACATGTACATCCTGTTCGTCATGACGCTCTTCGCCGCCACCGTGGGCAGCCTCATCCTGGGCTACACCCGCTCCCGCCGCGTGGACAAGCGCAGCGACCCCTACCACGTCTACATCAAGAACAGGGTCTCCATGATCTGA